Part of the Aquamicrobium lusatiense genome is shown below.
GACCTGCGCTGGTCGCCATCGCCGCGCGTTGACAGTGCGACCCGCCCGAGCCTAAATCCCCGCGACGGTCTCCTCTTTCAAAGAAGGGGAGCTAAGAGGGAACGCGGTGAGGGATTTTTCCCGACTCCGCGGCTGTGCCCGCAACTGTAAGCGACGAGTCCTTGCCGGCAGCCACTGGGTGATCCCCGGGAAGGCGGCATCAGGGCGATGACCCGCAAGCCAGGAGACCTGCCGTCTGTACGAGAAAAGCCGCAAGCCTGGCGGGTTTCCCGGGCAAGGAGCGTATTTTGGACAGCAATCCCGCCGCCTGCGAAACCGGCCAGTCCGGCAACCGGACCAGCGGCACCACGATCATCGTCTGCATTTCCTGCCGCGACGCCAGCGGCTCGGATGCGCATCCGCGCGCCGGTGAGAAGCTGGCCGAGGACGCGCGCCGTGCCGCCGCCGGCCAGCCGGTCGAGGTGCGCACGGTGGAATGCCTCGGCAACTGCAAGCGCCGCCTCAGCGCCTCCATCCTGCACGATGGCGCATGGAGCTACGTCTTCGGCGACCTCGCCGAGGACAGCGGCGCCGATCTGGTGACCGGCGCGTGTCAGCTGGCCAACGCCGAAGACGGAAAAATTCCGTGGCGCGGCCGCCCCGACTCACTCAAGCGCGGCCTTGTCGCGCGCATTCCTCCCCTGACCCTTCTGAAGGACCAATCATGACCACAAACGCCACCCGCGTGCCCTGCACCGTCGTCACCGGCTTCCTCGGCGCCGGCAAGACCACGCTGATCCGCAACCTGCTCGAACAATCCGCAGGCAAGCGCCTCGCCCTCATCGTCAACGAGTTCGGCGATGTCGGCGTCGATGGCGAAATCCTGAAAGGCTGCGGCATCGACACCTGTCCCGAGGAAAACATCGTCGAACTGGCCAATGGCTGTATCTGCTGCACGGTTGCCGACGATTTCGTGCCGGCGCTCGACCAGATCCTGTCGCGCACGCCGAAGGTCGATCACATCCTGATCGAGACCTCTGGCCTCGCTTTGCCGAAGCCGCTGGTGCAGGCCTTCCAGTGGCCGACGGTGAAAAGCCGCGTCACCGTGGACGGCGTCATTGCCGTGGTCGATGGTCCGGCCCTTGCCGAGGGCAAGGTCGCCTCCGACATGGACGCGCTTGCCGCCCAGCGCGCAGAGGACGAGTCGCTCGACCATGACGACCCGATCGAAGAAGTCTTCGAGGATCAGGTGGCCTGCGCCGACCTCATCATCCTCTCCAAGAACGACCTGCTCGATGAAGCTGGTGCGGATCGCGCCCGCAGGATCGTCGATGCCCATATCGGACCGGCGGTGAAGGTGGTTCCGTCCGAGCACGGCAAGGTCGATCCCTCGATCCTGCTCGGCCTCGGCCTCGCCGTCGAGGACGACATCGAAAACCGCAAGTCGCATCATGATGGCGTCGGCGATCACGAGCACGACGATTTCGACACCTTTATCGTCGACATCGCTTCCGTCACCGATCCCGAGGACCTCGCCCACCGCATCGCCGCTGCAGCCGAGCAGCAGGACGTGCTGCGCGTCAAAGGTTTCGTGGACGTGGCGGGCAAGCCGATGCGCCTTCTGGTTCAGGCTGTTGGTCCGCGCGTCAATCATTATTATGATCGCGCCTGGACGGCGCAGGACGAGCGCCGTTCGCGGCTGGTGGTGATTGGCCTGAAAGGTCTCGACCAGCCGGCGATCGAAAAGATACTGGCGGGCTGAACACGGCAGGCGCGCCGCTCATCAGGATTGAACCATGCATATCCTGACCACCACCTCCGCCTCGCTCGATGACGTTATCGAGCCGGTCGACCTGCGCCAGACGCCGGGCGAGGTGGTGGCGCTGTCCTTCACCGACAGCGATCTGGCGGCGCTTGCATCCGCGTGGAAGGCGGAGGCGGATCGCCTGCCCTCCATGCGGCTGGCCGCGCTGCGCGACCTGCGCCATCCCATGTCCGTCGATCTGTGGGTGGACAGCGTCGCCAGCCACGCAAAGGTCATTCTGGTGCGGCTTCTGGGCGGCTATGACTGGTGGCGCTACGGCTGCGACCAGCTTGCCGCCATCGCCCGCGCCAAAGGCATCAGGCTGGCACTGCTGCCCGGCGAATGCCGCGACGAGGACGAGCGGCTGGCGCAGGCTTCCACCCTGCCGCGCGAGGAAC
Proteins encoded:
- a CDS encoding DUF1636 family protein, whose protein sequence is MDSNPAACETGQSGNRTSGTTIIVCISCRDASGSDAHPRAGEKLAEDARRAAAGQPVEVRTVECLGNCKRRLSASILHDGAWSYVFGDLAEDSGADLVTGACQLANAEDGKIPWRGRPDSLKRGLVARIPPLTLLKDQS
- the cobW gene encoding cobalamin biosynthesis protein CobW — encoded protein: MTTNATRVPCTVVTGFLGAGKTTLIRNLLEQSAGKRLALIVNEFGDVGVDGEILKGCGIDTCPEENIVELANGCICCTVADDFVPALDQILSRTPKVDHILIETSGLALPKPLVQAFQWPTVKSRVTVDGVIAVVDGPALAEGKVASDMDALAAQRAEDESLDHDDPIEEVFEDQVACADLIILSKNDLLDEAGADRARRIVDAHIGPAVKVVPSEHGKVDPSILLGLGLAVEDDIENRKSHHDGVGDHEHDDFDTFIVDIASVTDPEDLAHRIAAAAEQQDVLRVKGFVDVAGKPMRLLVQAVGPRVNHYYDRAWTAQDERRSRLVVIGLKGLDQPAIEKILAG